Proteins found in one Neodiprion lecontei isolate iyNeoLeco1 chromosome 6, iyNeoLeco1.1, whole genome shotgun sequence genomic segment:
- the LOC107222800 gene encoding uncharacterized protein LOC107222800 isoform X2, whose amino-acid sequence MTSCKCTVARTSFCLYSVIRHRGVNSTNSEVEIFYRVKRTISEEKLMALHLSARNMVVVVIVAAACASVASSVIDDDEKFLEIGVNVDEKTSQKLNAKTESESVRNVTTTTSRRDKKIIHRLIGGHVKHYSAKVTEAKDQRETPPTRWDEDGLVMSSAGNGKEKTSSSTRRTDDDEEKKSLSQQVKEGKYGLIQNEIYKTPPERPGIISYLGNPEVPKDTAKNLGGLEEEEIWLAENHLLVLRGGKFPVSNVNAKRPESNTGNWPPIDDYKAPERQVKIPPHPKVPPPFPVQLTEGGPVQIIRANGSVSVVNDTADYEEYANYPEGFYPGEAPFYPTSSNISEPVSTGFYGNASEGVLGPFYQSLPAGAVFVPPPSNQTDYDEEDQSIYYPPPYSFYYPQDNATAVPPGPLVPGIILPPPPNFFAEQDERKPTTKGRFYAKETTTTPRTTTTTERIRETTKYAPPAPTPRRKTVPKLYKARFPTTTPRYSTGTKPTTRVQSHQGTPKTVGKLKSRNFTRVPITPVTSTPFDTPRYVETTTTVPEKASTTPTGDYYDVQTEVENHLVDLGPPQGGQWSAIVSSTAVPLLAYYATTPLPSERTRSTEDDIAPIHVKAKIDIPAKNPAAYYFYEETNGPAVATTTPSPYYDVQPIPRRRQPKKQYYSVEMVPSQQTSNDFADLKLNPVIKTGQGYNEFIDPEPVVRNPAPTTKYNVERIRGSVSDRENSPKYYQSLSLGGSTATIKPYYTTQRPRFYYQSTRNEQYADYRDDQEVKSSPIYQYSYEANGYTKQRQQQSYRQQEIDDVPTPDVRQVYNEYQQPTRTAGGQYYNDYDVQPVQKSSGISYLTNHRQSYSAATARPSVNTTPNPHHAYYTKQDEQLLDDVTKQYFTIFGKKLPENVLQSTTPLYRVEAAAETTTESPVGHDINTYVANNPYNGNGNSAAVHQLQSLTPPKVSVHYGDQTQRPYSLEGDTLVNYKNPLPPINPDAEFIPVNKPVAPSRQRLQEFRSEQISTPFRNRNGGNYLQGSNQRETSSYRGRYPTPSPISLANDISVNYRDPRPPINPDAEFINPVQGQRNQATRGGSYFAYQLPGNGGHFYFLTPQAISQRQDLTNGGYFYSKPTATRLVRRRRRGPAEG is encoded by the coding sequence ATGGCATTGCACTTATCGGCGAGAAATATGGTGGTCGTAGTGATCGTGGCGGCAGCATGTGCCTCGGTAGCATCATCGGTTATCGACGATGACGAAAAGTTCCTCGAGATAGGCGTCAACGTCGACGAGAAAACTAGTCAAAAATTGAATGCCAAGACGGAATCAGAATCGGTTAGAAACGTTACAACGACGACGTCGAGGCGCGACAAGAAGATTATCCACAGACTGATCGGTGGGCACGTGAAGCATTACAGCGCGAAAGTGACGGAGGCCAAGGATCAACGTGAAACACCGCCGACGAGGTGGGACGAGGACGGACTGGTGATGTCGTCGGCCGGAAACGGAAAGGAAAAGACGTCTTCGTCGACGCGACGAACCGATGACGACGAAGAGAAGAAATCCCTTTCGCAGCAGGTTAAGGAGGGGAAATACGGACTTATACAGAACGAGATATACAAGACGCCACCCGAGAGGCCGGGGATCATAAGCTACCTCGGTAATCCCGAGGTGCCGAAGGACACCGCCAAGAATTTGGGGGGACTGGAAGAGGAGGAGATATGGCTCGCGGAGAATCATTTGCTCGTCCTGAGGGGTGGGAAATTTCCTGTATCGAACGTCAACGCAAAAAGGCCCGAAAGCAACACCGGCAACTGGCCGCCCATCGATGATTACAAGGCGCCAGAACGGCAGGTCAAAATACCACCGCATCCGAAAGTGCCGCCGCCCTTTCCCGTCCAGCTCACTGAAGGGGGACCCGTTCAGATTATCCGGGCAAACGGGTCCGTGTCGGTCGTCAACGACACCGCCGACTACGAGGAGTACGCCAACTATCCGGAGGGTTTCTACCCGGGGGAGGCGCCGTTTTATCCGACCTCGTCCAACATCTCGGAGCCTGTAAGCACCGGCTTCTACGGCAACGCTTCCGAGGGGGTTTTGGGGCCATTTTACCAGTCACTTCCGGCCGGCGCGGTATTCGTCCCGCCGCCGAGCAACCAGACGGACTACGACGAGGAAGACCAGTCGATATACTACCCGCCACCCTACAGCTTCTACTACCCGCAGGACAACGCGACCGCGGTACCCCCTGGTCCCCTTGTTCCCGGCATAATCCTGCCTCCCCCGCCAAACTTCTTCGCCGAACAGGACGAGCGGAAGCCGACGACCAAGGGCAGGTTCTATGCGAAAGAAACCACCACCACCCCCAGGACGACGACCACAACCGAACGAATCCGGGAGACGACGAAGTACGCTCCGCCGGCTCCGACGCCGCGACGTAAGACGGTCCCGAAACTGTACAAGGCTCGATTCCCGACAACAACACCGAGGTACTCGACCGGTACGAAGCCGACTACGAGAGTCCAGAGCCACCAAGGAACCCCGAAGACGGTCGGTAAGCTCAAGTCCAGGAACTTTACCCGGGTTCCAATCACGCCGGTGACTTCGACGCCGTTCGACACCCCGCGGTACGTCGAAACGACAACCACGGTCCCGGAGAAAGCGAGCACCACTCCGACCGGCGACTACTACGACGTCCAGACCGAGGTCGAGAACCATTTGGTCGATTTGGGCCCGCCTCAGGGCGGTCAATGGTCAGCGATAGTGAGTAGCACCGCGGTGCCTCTGCTCGCCTATTACGCGACTACACCGTTGCCGTCGGAGCGGACGAGGAGTACGGAGGATGATATAGCGCCGATTCACGTCAAGGCGAAGATTGATATACCGGCGAAGAATCCCGCGGCTTATTACTTCTACGAGGAGACGAACGGGCCGGCGGTCGCCACGACGACACCTTCACCTTACTACGACGTCCAACCGATACCGAGGCGGCGTCAACCGAAGAAGCAGTATTACAGCGTCGAGATGGTACCGTCCCAGCAGACGTCGAACGACTTCGCAGACCTGAAACTCAACCCGGTAATTAAGACGGGACAAGGTTACAACGAGTTCATAGACCCGGAGCCGGTGGTTCGGAATCCCGCACCAACGACCAAGTATAACGTCGAGCGAATTAGAGGGTCTGTTAGCGATCGGGAAAATTCACCGAAGTACTATCAGTCTCTGTCGTTGGGGGGCTCGACGGCCACCATCAAACCTTACTACACGACGCAGAGGCCGCGATTCTACTACCAGAGTACCCGTAACGAACAGTACGCGGACTACAGGGATGATCAGGAGGTAAAATCGAGTCCGATTTATCAGTATAGCTACGAGGCCAACGGTTACACGAAGCAGCGACAACAGCAGAGCTATAGGCAGCAAGAAATAGACGACGTACCGACACCGGATGTACGACAAGTCTATAACGAGTATCAACAACCGACGAGGACGGCTGGGGGCCAGTACTACAACGATTACGACGTCCAGCCGGTGCAGAAATCATCTGGGATCTCGTACCTGACGAATCACAGACAGTCGTATTCAGCGGCGACGGCGAGGCCGTCGGTAAACACGACGCCGAATCCGCATCACGCGTATTACACGAAACAGGATGAGCAGCTGCTGGACGATGTGACCAAGCAGTACTTCACGATATTCGGTAAAAAGTTGCCGGAAAACGTCCTTCAAAGCACGACACCTTTGTACAGAGTCGAGGCGGCGGCTGAAACGACGACGGAGAGTCCGGTGGGCCACGACATCAACACCTACGTGGCGAACAATCCTTACAACGGTAACGGTAACAGTGCCGCGGTTCATCAGCTGCAGAGTTTGACACCACCCAAGGTCAGCGTTCACTACGGCGACCAGACGCAGAGGCCGTATTCCCTCGAGGGCGACACTCTGGTGAATTACAAAAACCCGTTGCCGCCGATAAACCCGGACGCCGAGTTCATCCCCGTTAACAAACCGGTAGCACCGTCTAGGCAGCGGCTCCAAGAGTTCCGAAGCGAGCAGATTTCAACGCCGTTCAGAAATCGAAACGGCGGTAATTACCTCCAGGGATCCAATCAGCGGGAGACGTCTTCGTATCGTGGACGCTATCCGACTCCGTCGCCGATATCGCTTGCCAATGATATTTCGGTAAACTACCGAGACCCCAGGCCGCCGATAAATCCGGACGCCGAGTTCATAAATCCTGTACAGGGGCAACGGAATCAAGCGACTAGAGGTGGCTCGTATTTTGCCTATCAGTTACCCGGCAATGGGGGACACTTTTATTTCCTTACGCCACAGGCGATATCCCAAAGGCAAGATCTTACCAACGGCGGATATTTTTACTCGAAACCCACCGCGACGAGGCTCGTGAGACGTCGTCGTCGGGGTCCCGCCGAGggctga
- the LOC107222800 gene encoding uncharacterized protein LOC107222800 isoform X4: MMALHLSARNMVVVVIVAAACASVASSVIDDDEKFLEIGVNVDEKTSQKLNAKTESESVRNVTTTTSRRDKKIIHRLIGGHVKHYSAKVTEAKDQRETPPTRWDEDGLVMSSAGNGKEKTSSSTRRTDDDEEKKSLSQQVKEGKYGLIQNEIYKTPPERPGIISYLGNPEVPKDTAKNLGGLEEEEIWLAENHLLVLRGGKFPVSNVNAKRPESNTGNWPPIDDYKAPERQVKIPPHPKVPPPFPVQLTEGGPVQIIRANGSVSVVNDTADYEEYANYPEGFYPGEAPFYPTSSNISEPVSTGFYGNASEGVLGPFYQSLPAGAVFVPPPSNQTDYDEEDQSIYYPPPYSFYYPQDNATAVPPGPLVPGIILPPPPNFFAEQDERKPTTKGRFYAKETTTTPRTTTTTERIRETTKYAPPAPTPRRKTVPKLYKARFPTTTPRYSTGTKPTTRVQSHQGTPKTVGKLKSRNFTRVPITPVTSTPFDTPRYVETTTTVPEKASTTPTGDYYDVQTEVENHLVDLGPPQGGQWSAIVSSTAVPLLAYYATTPLPSERTRSTEDDIAPIHVKAKIDIPAKNPAAYYFYEETNGPAVATTTPSPYYDVQPIPRRRQPKKQYYSVEMVPSQQTSNDFADLKLNPVIKTGQGYNEFIDPEPVVRNPAPTTKYNVERIRGSVSDRENSPKYYQSLSLGGSTATIKPYYTTQRPRFYYQSTRNEQYADYRDDQEVKSSPIYQYSYEANGYTKQRQQQSYRQQEIDDVPTPDVRQVYNEYQQPTRTAGGQYYNDYDVQPVQKSSGISYLTNHRQSYSAATARPSVNTTPNPHHAYYTKQDEQLLDDVTKQYFTIFGKKLPENVLQSTTPLYRVEAAAETTTESPVGHDINTYVANNPYNGNGNSAAVHQLQSLTPPKVSVHYGDQTQRPYSLEGDTLVNYKNPLPPINPDAEFIPVNKPVAPSRQRLQEFRSEQISTPFRNRNGGNYLQGSNQRETSSYRGRYPTPSPISLANDISVNYRDPRPPINPDAEFINPVQGQRNQATRGGSYFAYQLPGNGGHFYFLTPQAISQRQDLTNGGYFYSKPTATRLVRRRRRGPAEG; the protein is encoded by the coding sequence ATGGCATTGCACTTATCGGCGAGAAATATGGTGGTCGTAGTGATCGTGGCGGCAGCATGTGCCTCGGTAGCATCATCGGTTATCGACGATGACGAAAAGTTCCTCGAGATAGGCGTCAACGTCGACGAGAAAACTAGTCAAAAATTGAATGCCAAGACGGAATCAGAATCGGTTAGAAACGTTACAACGACGACGTCGAGGCGCGACAAGAAGATTATCCACAGACTGATCGGTGGGCACGTGAAGCATTACAGCGCGAAAGTGACGGAGGCCAAGGATCAACGTGAAACACCGCCGACGAGGTGGGACGAGGACGGACTGGTGATGTCGTCGGCCGGAAACGGAAAGGAAAAGACGTCTTCGTCGACGCGACGAACCGATGACGACGAAGAGAAGAAATCCCTTTCGCAGCAGGTTAAGGAGGGGAAATACGGACTTATACAGAACGAGATATACAAGACGCCACCCGAGAGGCCGGGGATCATAAGCTACCTCGGTAATCCCGAGGTGCCGAAGGACACCGCCAAGAATTTGGGGGGACTGGAAGAGGAGGAGATATGGCTCGCGGAGAATCATTTGCTCGTCCTGAGGGGTGGGAAATTTCCTGTATCGAACGTCAACGCAAAAAGGCCCGAAAGCAACACCGGCAACTGGCCGCCCATCGATGATTACAAGGCGCCAGAACGGCAGGTCAAAATACCACCGCATCCGAAAGTGCCGCCGCCCTTTCCCGTCCAGCTCACTGAAGGGGGACCCGTTCAGATTATCCGGGCAAACGGGTCCGTGTCGGTCGTCAACGACACCGCCGACTACGAGGAGTACGCCAACTATCCGGAGGGTTTCTACCCGGGGGAGGCGCCGTTTTATCCGACCTCGTCCAACATCTCGGAGCCTGTAAGCACCGGCTTCTACGGCAACGCTTCCGAGGGGGTTTTGGGGCCATTTTACCAGTCACTTCCGGCCGGCGCGGTATTCGTCCCGCCGCCGAGCAACCAGACGGACTACGACGAGGAAGACCAGTCGATATACTACCCGCCACCCTACAGCTTCTACTACCCGCAGGACAACGCGACCGCGGTACCCCCTGGTCCCCTTGTTCCCGGCATAATCCTGCCTCCCCCGCCAAACTTCTTCGCCGAACAGGACGAGCGGAAGCCGACGACCAAGGGCAGGTTCTATGCGAAAGAAACCACCACCACCCCCAGGACGACGACCACAACCGAACGAATCCGGGAGACGACGAAGTACGCTCCGCCGGCTCCGACGCCGCGACGTAAGACGGTCCCGAAACTGTACAAGGCTCGATTCCCGACAACAACACCGAGGTACTCGACCGGTACGAAGCCGACTACGAGAGTCCAGAGCCACCAAGGAACCCCGAAGACGGTCGGTAAGCTCAAGTCCAGGAACTTTACCCGGGTTCCAATCACGCCGGTGACTTCGACGCCGTTCGACACCCCGCGGTACGTCGAAACGACAACCACGGTCCCGGAGAAAGCGAGCACCACTCCGACCGGCGACTACTACGACGTCCAGACCGAGGTCGAGAACCATTTGGTCGATTTGGGCCCGCCTCAGGGCGGTCAATGGTCAGCGATAGTGAGTAGCACCGCGGTGCCTCTGCTCGCCTATTACGCGACTACACCGTTGCCGTCGGAGCGGACGAGGAGTACGGAGGATGATATAGCGCCGATTCACGTCAAGGCGAAGATTGATATACCGGCGAAGAATCCCGCGGCTTATTACTTCTACGAGGAGACGAACGGGCCGGCGGTCGCCACGACGACACCTTCACCTTACTACGACGTCCAACCGATACCGAGGCGGCGTCAACCGAAGAAGCAGTATTACAGCGTCGAGATGGTACCGTCCCAGCAGACGTCGAACGACTTCGCAGACCTGAAACTCAACCCGGTAATTAAGACGGGACAAGGTTACAACGAGTTCATAGACCCGGAGCCGGTGGTTCGGAATCCCGCACCAACGACCAAGTATAACGTCGAGCGAATTAGAGGGTCTGTTAGCGATCGGGAAAATTCACCGAAGTACTATCAGTCTCTGTCGTTGGGGGGCTCGACGGCCACCATCAAACCTTACTACACGACGCAGAGGCCGCGATTCTACTACCAGAGTACCCGTAACGAACAGTACGCGGACTACAGGGATGATCAGGAGGTAAAATCGAGTCCGATTTATCAGTATAGCTACGAGGCCAACGGTTACACGAAGCAGCGACAACAGCAGAGCTATAGGCAGCAAGAAATAGACGACGTACCGACACCGGATGTACGACAAGTCTATAACGAGTATCAACAACCGACGAGGACGGCTGGGGGCCAGTACTACAACGATTACGACGTCCAGCCGGTGCAGAAATCATCTGGGATCTCGTACCTGACGAATCACAGACAGTCGTATTCAGCGGCGACGGCGAGGCCGTCGGTAAACACGACGCCGAATCCGCATCACGCGTATTACACGAAACAGGATGAGCAGCTGCTGGACGATGTGACCAAGCAGTACTTCACGATATTCGGTAAAAAGTTGCCGGAAAACGTCCTTCAAAGCACGACACCTTTGTACAGAGTCGAGGCGGCGGCTGAAACGACGACGGAGAGTCCGGTGGGCCACGACATCAACACCTACGTGGCGAACAATCCTTACAACGGTAACGGTAACAGTGCCGCGGTTCATCAGCTGCAGAGTTTGACACCACCCAAGGTCAGCGTTCACTACGGCGACCAGACGCAGAGGCCGTATTCCCTCGAGGGCGACACTCTGGTGAATTACAAAAACCCGTTGCCGCCGATAAACCCGGACGCCGAGTTCATCCCCGTTAACAAACCGGTAGCACCGTCTAGGCAGCGGCTCCAAGAGTTCCGAAGCGAGCAGATTTCAACGCCGTTCAGAAATCGAAACGGCGGTAATTACCTCCAGGGATCCAATCAGCGGGAGACGTCTTCGTATCGTGGACGCTATCCGACTCCGTCGCCGATATCGCTTGCCAATGATATTTCGGTAAACTACCGAGACCCCAGGCCGCCGATAAATCCGGACGCCGAGTTCATAAATCCTGTACAGGGGCAACGGAATCAAGCGACTAGAGGTGGCTCGTATTTTGCCTATCAGTTACCCGGCAATGGGGGACACTTTTATTTCCTTACGCCACAGGCGATATCCCAAAGGCAAGATCTTACCAACGGCGGATATTTTTACTCGAAACCCACCGCGACGAGGCTCGTGAGACGTCGTCGTCGGGGTCCCGCCGAGggctga